In Trichomycterus rosablanca isolate fTriRos1 chromosome 4, fTriRos1.hap1, whole genome shotgun sequence, one DNA window encodes the following:
- the LOC134311520 gene encoding DNA damage-inducible transcript 4-like protein, with the protein MVATSTLKNKNSECILDFVDRGYDQSCIDNELDFWERCLSEPYLSTEAFEERACQQLARLLEGCLARAKTSTLHCAQVLVPETLTKRVARDVLRLAACEPCGLRGCLLDVRLELEENHQRRCARLEKLACDASVVPTFELTLVFKQDGGSWLNLRDLLRINTCFSRRALRLGPGFRLVKKKLYSSAAGTVVEEC; encoded by the exons ATGGTTGCAACAAGCACATTGAAGAACAAGAACTCCGAATGCATCTTGGATTTTGTTGATCGAGGTTACGATCAGTCCTGCATCGACAACG AATTGGACTTTTGGGAGCGCTGCCTGTCCGAGCCATACCTGAGCACCGAGGCATTTGAGGAGCGTGCCTGCCAACAGCTGGCTCGACTGCTCGAGGGCTGTCTGGCCCGAGCAAAAACCAGCACCCTGCACTGCGCCCAAGTGTTGGTTCCCGAGACACTGACCAAGCGGGTTGCCCGGGACGTTTTGCGGCTGGCCGCATGCGAGCCGTGCGGGCTGCGCGGTTGCCTGTTGGACGTGCGCCTCGAGCTTGAGGAGAATCATCAACGACGCTGTGCAAGGCTAGAGAAATTGGCTTGTGATGCCAGCGTGGTGCCCACCTTCGAACTGACACTGGTGTTTAAACAAGATGGTGGCAGCTGGCTGAACTTGCGGGACCTTCTGCGGATCAACACTTGCTTCTCTCGCCGAGCACTTAGGCTTGGCCCTGGGTTCAGGCTCGTTAAAAAGAAGCTTTACTCCTCAGCGGCTGGTACCGTGGTTGAGGAGTGTTGA